The DNA window CACCATTGGCCAATGCAACTGCTGATTCCTCATCTCCTTCATCATGGAAAAGAAACTGTGGATGGATCACACACTTTTCCTTCTTGGTGTTATTCCATTCACAAAAAAGTGAAACAAAAAATCATTAGAAATCAGCACTAATAATCAACTTTTTTAGCTTATGAGAAAAAGTTCTTACTAGTTCAAGAAGTAGGTTTCCATTCATCTGCTCCAAACTTCTAACCTGCATATTAGTTAATTTGTTTCATCAAATTCACAAAAACAAACACAACAAGAATCATAGATTTGGAAAAGCTAAACTGAAATATTGCTAACCTTTTTCCTACATGTATCAGTCCTAGTTTTGATCACATGAAACTGTGAAACAGTAAGCAAATTAAATTCACATCAAATTTCATAGCTAAGTATTGTTATAAAGTGTTatgaagcttcaaaatttcaagatCCATAAGATTAAGCATTATTATTATACCTTCCTCTCGCGAATTTTGGCAATGGAAGAAACCATATCTTCTTCAAGACTTCTCAGTTGCTGGAAACTCAGATCATCCAATTCCAAACCACCTTCACCTATTCTATGCCTTTTCAAAGATTTTTCATAAATCAAAAGTAGCAAAAAAATTAATCAATAGCATATATAGTTGCATCAACCATTAATTTACCTGATCTGTCTTCTAAGTTTATTGTTAATATCCTTCAGTTTCTTCAAGTTCTCAAGCATTTTCTGCAACCACAAACCACACAAATTCTCACAATAATGAAAACTTCAAAAAACAAACCACAAAGCACAAAATCTTTACCTCATAGTGAGAACGCCACAGATCAATATCCCCCAAAGTCTTCTGATACTGATCAATGATCTTCTTTGTACTGAGACCAGGGGTGATGTATTCATGCATCTTGTTGTTTTTGGAGAACATGATGAGTGAGACCTTAGCATCACAAAGAACACTGAGTTCATGAGCTTTCTTGAATATACCATTCCTTCTCTTTGAGTATGTCACTTGCCTGTTTGTTGGATTCTCAATCAACTTTATCTCTATCTTCCCACGACCCATTTTCAATGAGTACTTGCTAtgtttcttctcttctcttcactacttttctctttccctttttcaaagaGAGAGACTATAGAACTAGATTTCAATGAAAgtaaagattattattattatgatctGAGTCTATAGTTATCAGTAGTAGTACTATATCACTGAGTGGTGTGACTCGTAAACATTATTATAAAAAAGAAGGGTTTCTTAAAATGGAAATGTGGTGTATGCTGAGAAAGGAAAAGTAGGGCTGGAATGTAACTGCAAATAGATTCTAAATTGGTGTGAAAGTGAAAGTAGTGTGTGATTTGAAGCAAACTCCAACACTGTTATTATTGGACAGCTGCCACAATCTAATTACTTTCTATCTACCTCTATTTATTAGGCCAAGTACACTGTACAATAAATAACCTtcatcatcatatatatatatatatatatatatatatatatatatatatatatatatatatatatatatatatatatatatatatatatatatatatatatatatatatatatatatatatatatatatatatattttgtttacaTGTTAACTAAATGTTGTTTTGATTAGTCTTCATGTGTTAGGTTGCTTGCACTTGCACCCTTGGAGGATACACATAGTTATGATTATTTATGGAACCTAAATCAAGGTTTAGATGGTGCATGCTTATGTTTAGATGATTATGTTGGTTAAAGGGATAATCTTGGTTTACTTGAATTGATTGTGTACTTGAGGTTGAGGGCTATTGGTTTTGTTTGTTTGTCGTTACTCATTTACTCAAAGAAACCTAACTACTATATTGGTTAATTGCCTGCTTTGTTTCAGTCATGATGATGACAGTCTCCACTGGATGTTTTATTTACTCCAAACATAGTACTAGTATCATAAATTAACCATCAACAATGTGCTTTTACAAGTTAGTGAGATTTACTAGTGATGATGAATTATTGAATTAGTGTGACTCATTTATCTCTAGCGTCTATCTCTCTCAGGTAAATGAAGCAAACTCGGAAATGGATCACTTGCTGCCTCTTTCTGCAGCTATCCCCCCACTGCCTTATCTGATGGCtaataattaatatgaatttgataaagttgttttgaaaagagagatAGAATATAAATAAATGGCGAAGATAAGAGCAGGATGGCAACAGGAGAGAGTAAATTTGAGAGGATCTAGATCCAGCAAACTCATAATGAAGCAAATGTTGGATTTGGATTTCCTTCCTATGTGGAGAAAAGCGcaaatatgaataatttatttGTCTCACTTATTTAAGTGGAGAGTGTTAATTTATGGTGAAGAGAGATAGAGAAAaaataaggattcaaaagagagaaaCTCATTCCCGTTTTTTCTACatcagtctcactaaatcgacgaTCCCCGATTTGTTCACCGTCGGATCGAGCTGAAATTTTGTAGGAATATTCTCAACTCATGTATCTCACTTTTGACCTTTCAGAATTTGAAAATAAGGTCTGAAGGAAGAGATATGTGCCTTGCATTGACTATTAACCGCTCAGAGGAAAGGCGGCGATCATATGTCGCTTTCAGGAAGGTATCGCCTCGCCCCCAATGCTTTCCTATCACCCAATCATGGAAAATGTGGGATAAGATGTTTATGGGGCAAAGAGAAGTCAAGGTCAGCAGCTGACCCACGACCCCCTTGAAAATAGGGATTCAATGGTCCATCATTAATTGAATGGACGGTAACCTTTCACAAGGAAACCTTAGGCCCAAAGCTTGTATAAATACCTTTCCCCAACGAGAGAAAGGACATAATTCACATGCTTGTACATAAGCACCAAACATATACACAGAGCCTGTCATCTCACGAGAATAGGTCCTTTAAACCTCCATAAACACCACCGTACAGAACTTCTCGTCGTCGTGGGTAAGCCCTAACCACACAATTTGTTATACACCTACTAAGGCCTCTGAGTGCCTCTTTCCTTGTAGGGGTAACTTGTACACTTGTACTTTTTTACCAAAATGGTGGTGCCTACCGTAGGgcctgtaacatcccgaaaattcttatttaattaatttaatcaagttttaaattaattatgggaaattaacattttgttgaattatgtggaaaaataataaattgttaagttattgggccatgcggtggaattagtaaagtgggggtgtaattgtgtaagagcccacttctaattttatgtttttcataaaataaaggaaaacaagaggagaagggaaaaattagaacgtgaaaaccagaagctgtgagaagaggaagtgaagaacgtgaaggagaaccaaagaggaagaggaaccaattcaagaatttggctaaggtaaggggggacttgtctaattatcatctattatcgggttaggggttgataatactgaatagatgtggaattcgggtcgattgagtcatatgataggtttagggattgagtcaattgtatgatgtttgatctctatgtttgaatctatgatgtttgcgttgttatggtctcaatttaTGTGTAATTAGAGTATTAtgagatgtattttgtgttgtttgtgcattctattcccctaggttcgtactggtatgaattgggtgagtttggaatgtgtagaatgctgttttctgcaggttggggtttctgaaatcgccggttcgcgccgcgtgcatagggttggcgccgcgaacaggtgggcagaatgccaagaagttgtgatacgctcaggtcgcgccgcgtacctgtgttcgcgccgcgaaggcgtaactttttctcgcttcgcgccgcgtgtagatgtttgcgccgcgaacagcttggcagagagccaaggaattcttggaatgctcagttcgcgccgcgaactgatgaTGGCGCTGCGTGCTGttggttttgagatatttttgaaagttcaaagatgcataacgttttaactgttggtccgtttgatgcgccgttttgagctaaacgaaccttgtaggataatctatatgatgatgattgaatggtttttagaatgatgaaaatacatgtatgttattcttattgaatatgatgattggtgcaaatacgtgtatgttttgtatatgatgatgatggaattgtgattgaatgatgttaatatatatgaacatacttgaatgatgatggtgattttgatgattgatgatgatgatggtataagtatgttgtatatgttgcattcattcatgttcattgatgatactgtatccataagggtgtgttggatcaatgaagggcatgattcccattgtgtggaatctgtgctggcagggccgtatcttggacgatgttggatcggtcatgggttattcccatttgatgatgttggtaccacatgcatagtgtcagttcatacatatgcataatttataacatgattggatgcattccagtgttgtaaatgttgatgatgtgttgattgttgtttgattgttttgaatgtctgtttatgaaacaattgggtgaatgatacaactgtgatgtgttattgctttataaccttataacatttgttaattatgatgagactcacccttacatgttgtcattttcagattgaggatagcggctgttcgactcggtgaggattagctcatgagtcagtggtttagtagcgtcaggtgtcatgctctgatagttgtaacactggggacgcgattgtttagagtttatgattatgactctagttatgttttgatgttttgaaggatgagttttaaagatgttaaacttagtccgtttttgataaatttccgctgtgtgaacatgaaacgttttaatttatgatgattacctcagtgaatgcatgacatgactgaatgatgtttgtttattatgaattgtggcacccttattttatgtactctgaataattgttttaaaattgccgcggggttagtaaggggtgttacaatagtggtatcagagcatagtcggtcgttatgaccaaagtcttagtgtcagttttgtttcctgtgtatgcgactagtaaga is part of the Vicia villosa cultivar HV-30 ecotype Madison, WI linkage group LG2, Vvil1.0, whole genome shotgun sequence genome and encodes:
- the LOC131652051 gene encoding agamous-like MADS-box protein TM6 isoform X2; this encodes MGRGKIEIKLIENPTNRQVTYSKRRNGIFKKAHELSVLCDAKVSLIMFSKNNKMHEYITPGLSTKKIIDQYQKTLGDIDLWRSHYEKMLENLKKLKDINNKLRRQIRHRIGEGGLELDDLSFQQLRSLEEDMVSSIAKIRERKFHVIKTRTDTCRKKVRSLEQMNGNLLLELEKCVIHPQFLFHDEGDEESAVALANGASTLYAFCQHHSHMNIPHHHGGEGGFKDDLRLA
- the LOC131652051 gene encoding agamous-like MADS-box protein TM6 isoform X1, encoding MGRGKIEIKLIENPTNRQVTYSKRRNGIFKKAHELSVLCDAKVSLIMFSKNNKMHEYITPGLSTKKIIDQYQKTLGDIDLWRSHYEKMLENLKKLKDINNKLRRQIRHRIGEGGLELDDLSFQQLRSLEEDMVSSIAKIRERKFHVIKTRTDTCRKKVRSLEQMNGNLLLELKEKCVIHPQFLFHDEGDEESAVALANGASTLYAFCQHHSHMNIPHHHGGEGGFKDDLRLA